CGCCCCGGATCGACAACGCCGCCGGTGGTTTTATCCGGCAGACTTGACAAGGGAGTAGCCCCATTGTCGGGCGGTATACCGTCCGGGAAATTCTCACCATGTGGGGGCGTGACGGCGCCTGGCTTTTTGATATCTGTGGCCATAATCAGGAAACGGACAAATACTTGTCCTCTCAATAATTCTCAAGAACAAAGCTTTTTAAGATTCGACTTGTTCTTGGCACTTATCGGCAGTCGGCCAAAAAAGTTGCGGGAAAAATTCGAATTAATTAGGTATTTTAATAGGCATATGTTTTGTTTTATCAGTTTATTTAAACATATAATTATATATTCACATAACTATTTAAATTTATTAATTAAAATATTGGTTGATTAATCATTATAGATATGATATCTTTCACCCATGCTTACCGAACCGGCATTGATGGCCGATGTTAACAAAGAAAAAGTGCGGGATGTCTTGACCCGTAGTTTTTTTGAGCTGACCAAACACTGGGGCTTGAGCCGTCAGGAGGAGGCAAAGCTTCTCGGGTGGGACTACGGCGAAAAACGCACGGCCCTCGATTCGCTCCGGAAGGGGAAGACAATCATCCCGAAGGATCAGGATAAAATTGAACGAATCATCGATTTGATCAACATTCACAAATCTTTGCGAATCTTGTTTCCTTACAACCGTGAAGCGGTTTATGACTGGGTGAAAATAAAGCGGGAACGTTTTGACAGCTATTCGGCGCTGGACGTAATGCTTGCAGACGGCAAAGAGGGGATTTCCGCCATCCGCCATTACCTCGACTATGAACGAACCCGCTAACCCTAAAGCCGCTCGAAGGATTGATCTGATTTCCTATCACGCTGATGTCTTTCGCAATTTCGCGACCCTCCACCCGACTCAAGAGCTGACCAATGATCTTGCGGCCAATCCGAGAGACCAAGAAATTCTCAAGTGTTTTTTTTATCAAGGGGGAGAAGGGCAGATCCGGTCAAAAGTCGAACGGGTCTTGAGAAAATCGGAGCGGCAGATTGTTCAGGATGAAATTTCAGCAAAATTTAATCCCCAAAACTGGTATGCAACCCGTTACTCGGACGGCACATGGGGGCTTCTCTATTCAGCCGAATGGGAAATCACCGCCTTAAAAGAGGCGGTATTTCACATGAGGGCATTTTATCGGGAGGAATTGTTGAAGAAAGAGGTGACCGTCGATCGTTGCGTGGTTTGTCTTGGCCTCAATTCCAACTCCTGTGCCGATTTGACCGGGGATACGACTCTCGAAAGGGACAAGCTCATCTCCAAAGACAAGTCTGGGTATCCCTATTGTCAAAGTCTCGCTCAAAAATTGACCGGGCAGGGAGCGGAACTCCTTCGAACTCCGTCCGCACGGGATTCCGGAGGGGTTTGCGTCCCGATTTTTAAGAGAGGAGTGATCCACAAAGATCACGGTCCCATGAAATATCTCAAATGCGTCCTTTCAAAGGAGGGGACAAGGATTTTTGGGGAAGATCAATGGGTGCCTCTCGAGCCAGACGGATAAGTTCCTCGACGCTCAACTCCTCCGCCCGCGCGTTGGGCGGAATTTTCTTTGATTGAATGGAAATATTTTTTGCCTTGAGCGCCGACGCGATCGTTTTCCGCCTCTGCTGAAAAAGGAGGCGCAGAAGGCCAAAAAAGGCGGGCGCCTCCTTGTCGGGGATCAGCGGCTCCTCCCTGATCTTAAAATGGACAAAACTCGAATCAACCTTGGGCCTTGGGCGGAAGGCGGTCGGGGGGAGATGGAAGGCGATTTTACATTCGGTGTATATTTTTGCCCAAAGGGTGAGTAGCCCATAATCCCTTGTCCGCGGCTCCGCCGTAAAACGCCGCGCCATTTCCTTCTGGAACATCAGGTACAAATCGGAAAAATAGAGGCGGTTTTCAATCAGCCGGATAAATATCTGCGAGGCGACATTGTAGGGGAGGTTTCCCACCACCTCCATCTGACGCGGCGGCTCCCCCCAAATTTCCTTGAGGTCGAGTTCAAGAAAATCGGCGGTTAAAACAGTCGCCTTTGGTTCGTCGCTGTAGGTTGTTTTAAGCGCGGCCGCCAAAGAGGCGTCTTTTTCGACAAGCCACAGATGCCGGCATCGCCCCACCAGCTCGGAGGTCAGAATACCCCGGCCGGGGCCGATCTCGACAATTTCATCGTTTAACGAAGGGGAGACCGTTTCAATTATTTTCCGGCGGTAGTTGGGATCGATCAGGAAATTCTGGCCGAGGCTTTTTTTGGGCATTTTTACCTGTTCCATAACCACCGGATGGGAAACTCTGTTCCGTCGGCGTCAGCTCGCGGCATTCAAACGATTTTTTGCAGGTTTTGTCTTTTTGTTGTGCCGGTGATGATTTGTCTTGTTGTTATTTCACCCCGCTTCCGCCGCCTGCCGAACGTCACAGAGTTCCCCATCCGGTACTGCCTCACTACATCGGCGCCGAGGGATATGCATTCGCCTCAAGCGGGCTGTGAAGGCCGTGGTCAATCTGCCGGGCGCCGACGTAGGCGATCATGGCGCCGTTGTCGGTGCAAAGAAGCGGCGAGGGAATAAAATAGTCGATCCCGCGGCGGAGGGCAAGCTCCCTGATTTTCTCCCGCAAAAGGGAGTTGCAGGCAACACCGCCGCTCACAAGAACCACCTTGGCGGGATAGGAGTCGAGCGCCTGCTCGACTTTTTCAATCAACGCCCCCACCGCTTCGCGCTGAAACGAGGCGGCGATGTCTCTCACTAACTGGTTATCTAAAGGGAACGGGTCCTGCCGCCTGCGGGTTTCCCGCTCTCGTCCTCGTCGTGAAGGAGCACGACTGCGGCTCGAGCGTGAGCCTCCCTCGGCGTCACCCGTTCCCTGATGAGCCCGAACCAACAACGCCACCGCTGTTTTCAGGCCGCTAAAGCTGAAATAGTACGGCCCCTTTTTCACGCGGGCGCGGGTGAACGAAAAGGCCTCCGGATTTCCCTCGCGGGCCAGCCGGTCGATGACCGGCCCTCCCGGATAGCCGACGCCTAAAAGTTTTGCCGTTTTGTCGTAGGCCTCGCCGGCGGCATCGTCCACCGTCTGCCCCAAACATTCAATCCGGTCGAAATCCTTTACATGATAAAGCGCCGTGTGCCCCCCCGAAACCACGAGGTTGATACAGGGAAAGATCGGCGGGTGCTCCAAAAAAGGGGAAAAAAGATGCGCCGTTAAATGATGAACGGCGGTGAAGGGAATTTTAAGCGCGTAGGCCAGCGATTTGGCGTAAGACAGCCCCACCAAAAGACAGCCGATAAGACCGGGGGATGAGGTGACGGCGATGCCGGTTAAATCGCGCAACGCCACATGCGCCTCATCCAGGGCCTTCCGGACCACCAGCGGAAGGGCTTCCAGATGCGAACGGGAGGCCAACTCCGGCACGACGCCGCCGTGAGGGGCGTGAAGTTTTACCTGCGACGAGACGATGTTGGAGAGGATGTGCGTGCCGTTGGCCAC
The window above is part of the Deltaproteobacteria bacterium genome. Proteins encoded here:
- a CDS encoding RES family NAD+ phosphorylase; translated protein: MNEPANPKAARRIDLISYHADVFRNFATLHPTQELTNDLAANPRDQEILKCFFYQGGEGQIRSKVERVLRKSERQIVQDEISAKFNPQNWYATRYSDGTWGLLYSAEWEITALKEAVFHMRAFYREELLKKEVTVDRCVVCLGLNSNSCADLTGDTTLERDKLISKDKSGYPYCQSLAQKLTGQGAELLRTPSARDSGGVCVPIFKRGVIHKDHGPMKYLKCVLSKEGTRIFGEDQWVPLEPDG
- the rsmA gene encoding ribosomal RNA small subunit methyltransferase A, with amino-acid sequence MEQVKMPKKSLGQNFLIDPNYRRKIIETVSPSLNDEIVEIGPGRGILTSELVGRCRHLWLVEKDASLAAALKTTYSDEPKATVLTADFLELDLKEIWGEPPRQMEVVGNLPYNVASQIFIRLIENRLYFSDLYLMFQKEMARRFTAEPRTRDYGLLTLWAKIYTECKIAFHLPPTAFRPRPKVDSSFVHFKIREEPLIPDKEAPAFFGLLRLLFQQRRKTIASALKAKNISIQSKKIPPNARAEELSVEELIRLAREAPIDLPQKSLSPPLKGRI
- the tsaD gene encoding tRNA (adenosine(37)-N6)-threonylcarbamoyltransferase complex transferase subunit TsaD, with the protein product MSLILGIDTSCDETSAAVVANGTHILSNIVSSQVKLHAPHGGVVPELASRSHLEALPLVVRKALDEAHVALRDLTGIAVTSSPGLIGCLLVGLSYAKSLAYALKIPFTAVHHLTAHLFSPFLEHPPIFPCINLVVSGGHTALYHVKDFDRIECLGQTVDDAAGEAYDKTAKLLGVGYPGGPVIDRLAREGNPEAFSFTRARVKKGPYYFSFSGLKTAVALLVRAHQGTGDAEGGSRSSRSRAPSRRGRERETRRRQDPFPLDNQLVRDIAASFQREAVGALIEKVEQALDSYPAKVVLVSGGVACNSLLREKIRELALRRGIDYFIPSPLLCTDNGAMIAYVGARQIDHGLHSPLEANAYPSAPM